In Podospora pseudopauciseta strain CBS 411.78 chromosome 2 map unlocalized CBS411.78m_2, whole genome shotgun sequence, the genomic stretch CCAGTCACCTTACGGAAACTCGACACTCGTCTTCAGCTGATTATGGAGGCCACCAGAAAGTCTGGTGGTGTATACCTTGTATGGCCCCTGGGTGTGTGTGAATGATCCGTTGGAGCTGACACGTTCTGCAGTATGCCAACCAACAAGGCTGCGAGTAAGTGTCTCTGAAAAGTCTGGGCCGCTGCGGCTAACAAGTACAGTGGCGAGCGCCTATACTTTGACGGGTGCGCCATGATCATAGTAAACGGCGATATTGGTAGGTCACCTTGCTCGTCCTCCCGAGCCGTGCTGACACCGCACAGTTGCCCAAGGATCCCAGTTCGGTCTCAAAGACGTCGAGGTGGTCACCGCCACTGTCGACCTCGAGGAAGTCAGATCATATCGAGCAGCCATCTCCCGCGGTCTCCAAGCCGCGACCTCGGATGCCAGGTATCAAAGAATTCAGACTCCATTCGAGCTGGCTCCCGAAGATGACGACGCCGATATCGAAAAGCgacccaccctccccatgcAGCCCAGAATGCACCCCGTCGAAGAAGAGATTGCCCTCTCTGGCGGATGCTACCTCTGGGACTACCTTCGCAGATCCGGAACGGCAGGCTACCTCGTTCCCCTGAGCGGCGGTATTGACTCGTGCGCTACCGCCGTGATTGTGTATTCCATGTGCCGCATCGTCATGGATGCCGTCGAGGAGGAAAATCAACAGGTCATTGAAGACGTCAAACGACTTTGTCAATACAGCCAGGGTGTGTTGCCCAAGACACCGCAAGAGTTGTGCAACCAGAttttcaccaccatctaCATGGGTATGAAGAAGCAGAGCTCTCGTGACACTCGCCAGCGCGCAAAGGAACTTGCCGAGGCCATCGGGAGTCACCACGTCAACCTCGATATTGACGAGGTATACGAGGCTCAGAAGAAGCTCGTCGTCAACACCCTCAATTTTGAGCCTAGGTtcgaggtggaagggggcaGCAACCAAGAAAACTTGACGCTGCAGTGCTTGCAAGCCAGAATCAGAATGGTAACAGCGTACGAGTTTGGGCAGATCCTTCCAACCGCGCGCGGAAGACCAGGAGGCGGCAGCCTGCTCGTCCTCGGCAGTGCAAACGTTGGAGAGTCTTTGAGGGGATATCTGACCAAGTATGACTGCTCGAGTGCGGATATCAACCCCATCGGCTCCATCGACAAGGCGGACTTGAAACGCTTCATCGCATGGGCCGAGAAAGAATTCGACCTACCCTGCCTCCACGAATTCCTGACGGCCGTTCCCACGGCCGAGCTGGAGCCCATCACCGAGAACTATGTTCAGAGTGATGAAGCCGACATGGGCATGACGTACGAGGAGCTCACCACGTTTGGGCGCCTCCGcaagctcaacaagctcGGCCCGTTCGCCATGTTCCAGCGTCTCGTCCACGATTGGAGCATCGACCGGAAGCACGTCGAAGGCGATACCGCGCCACACTACACGCCTGCTCAAGTTGcggagaaggtgaagaggttCTTCCACTTTTACGCCATCAACCGGCACAAGATGACAACCTTGACCCCAGCCCTTCACTGTAATGATTATTGTAAGTTGATATGCACTTTTTTTCCCGTCGGACCTTTATGATTGACCGTGCCCATAGCACCGGACGACAACCGCTTTGATCTCCGACCGTTCCTGTACCCTAACTTTTGGAAGAGCTGGTCCTTCAAGAGGATTGATatggagctgaagaagattgaAAAGAAGCGGGCCAGTAAGGGGAAGTAGAGCATGATGAGGAATAGATTGTAATATTTCACCCCGTTCATGATCTTCTCGACATCAACCAGAGGAATGCTCTCTTTGACAGACTGATAAGATAAAAACTGCTTGGTTCGGCTAGTGGCAAGAGTGGGCTTGGACCCGGAACGGCGCAGAGTGATCCGGCCAATGAGCAGCCCCACAGGGCGAGTTTCACAGACAAAATGGGTCTCGATTTTTCCCTTTCTGTTCGCactcttccttttcttctcagCCTGCAAATTCTGCAGCCCCGCGCAACAATGGTGTTaaacatccaccaccactccgCCAGCGCCATCCAGTGACCGGCGCCAGTCGTTAGCTGCTGCCTAATACTCTCTCTTTTTACCAAGAGTTATCACACGCTCTTTACTCGCCCATGACTGTCAACGAAACAgtcgtcgccgtcgccggCTCCAACAATGGGCAGGCACAGCTCGCCACGGACCTCTCGATGCTTGAGATAGCGAACGGAACCAAGCAGACAGGCGAGCAGCCTGCCCATCGCTCCCATGATCCCCAGTACAACCAGAAGCGAAGCGACCCCTTCCAGTTTGGCTCGCGTCTtctgggcgaggaggacgaccCCTTCGAGTTCAATGCTTGGGATCatgtcgaggttgacgatgAATTCAAAGAGTATGCTGAACAGCAATACGAGATGCAACGTCAAGCCCCCGTCTCCGAATTTGACAAATGTAAGTTGCAAcaatgtttttttttggttcgCGTCCACGGGGCCCAAACGCCCCTGCGTTGTGTGATGATTTACATTTATAGCATAGTTCATCTGAATTCCTTTGATGACAACTGTAGCACATATAGTCTTTCGCTCCCATCTGACACGCATTCTTTCcactttctctctttttggCAGGCACTCGCGAGCAATTTGCTGACTTGAGAAACACAGATCGATTCAATTCCGATCCTGCAAAGTGGTGGAACAAGTTCTACAAGAACAACACATCCAACTTCTTCAAGGACCGGAAATGGCTCCAGCAAGAGTTTCCCGTCCTTGATCGACTGACGCAAGAGGACGCTGGACCCGTCACCATCCTTGAGATAGGCGCTGGCGCCGGCAACACGGCCTTTCCTGTTCTGTCGAGAAACAAGAaccccaagctcaagctccATGCTTGTGACTTTTCCAAGACGGCAGTCGATGTCATGCGCAACCACGAGGCGTACAACACGGATCTGATGCAAGCCGACGTGTGGGATGTTGCTGGGGAG encodes the following:
- a CDS encoding uncharacterized protein (COG:S; BUSCO:EOG09263IT0; EggNog:ENOG503NUGD), with the translated sequence MTVNETVVAVAGSNNGQAQLATDLSMLEIANGTKQTGEQPAHRSHDPQYNQKRSDPFQFGSRLLGEEDDPFEFNAWDHVEVDDEFKEYAEQQYEMQRQAPVSEFDKYRFNSDPAKWWNKFYKNNTSNFFKDRKWLQQEFPVLDRLTQEDAGPVTILEIGAGAGNTAFPVLSRNKNPKLKLHACDFSKTAVDVMRNHEAYNTDLMQADVWDVAGEELPPGLGEGSVDLVMMVFVFSALSPLQWKKAVENVYRVLKPGGEVCFRDYGRGDLAQVRFKKGRYLEENFYIRGDGTRVYFFEKDELADIWSGKLNIEATDGNADADSEGVKHKFEIEELGVDRRMLVNRAKKLKMYRCWMQGRFRKV
- a CDS encoding uncharacterized protein (EggNog:ENOG503NUGS; COG:H) is translated as MIIVNGDIVAQGSQFGLKDVEVVTATVDLEEVRSYRAAISRGLQAATSDARYQRIQTPFELAPEDDDADIEKRPTLPMQPRMHPVEEEIALSGGCYLWDYLRRSGTAGYLVPLSGGIDSCATAVIVYSMCRIVMDAVEEENQQVIEDVKRLCQYSQGVLPKTPQELCNQIFTTIYMGMKKQSSRDTRQRAKELAEAIGSHHVNLDIDEVYEAQKKLVVNTLNFEPRFEVEGGSNQENLTLQCLQARIRMVTAYEFGQILPTARGRPGGGSLLVLGSANVGESLRGYLTKYDCSSADINPIGSIDKADLKRFIAWAEKEFDLPCLHEFLTAVPTAELEPITENYVQSDEADMGMTYEELTTFGRLRKLNKLGPFAMFQRLVHDWSIDRKHVEGDTAPHYTPAQVAEKVKRFFHFYAINRHKMTTLTPALHCNDYSPDDNRFDLRPFLYPNFWKSWSFKRIDMELKKIEKKRASKGK